Genomic segment of Candidatus Methylomirabilota bacterium:
AATGGCAAGACCTACCAGGTGAACGCGGCCCCGGACACCCCGTTGCTTTGGGTGATTCGTGAGCACCTCCAGCTCACCGGCACCAAGTTCGGCTGCGGCATGGCGCAGTGCGGGGCGTGTACCGTCCACATCGACGGCAATCCCACGCGCTCCTGCCAGGTCCCGCTCTCCGCCGCCACCGGGAAGAAGATCACGACGATCGAGGGGCTGCACCCGCAGGGCCAGCATCCGCTGCAGGTCGCGTGGGTGGCGGAGCAGGTCCCGCAGTGCGGCTACTGCCAGTCGGGCCAGATCATGCAGGCGGCCGCGCTGCTCGCGCGGAACCCCAATCCCAGCGACGAGGAGATCGTGTCGCACATGTCGGGCAACATCTGCCGCTGCGCGACCTACCTCCGAATCAAGCGCGCGATCAAGCGCGCGGCGAAGGGGGCGTAACCATGAGCACCGCCATGGACCGTCGCGACTTCCTGAAGTCCGCCGGCGCCGCC
This window contains:
- a CDS encoding (2Fe-2S)-binding protein, which translates into the protein MATLSVNGKTYQVNAAPDTPLLWVIREHLQLTGTKFGCGMAQCGACTVHIDGNPTRSCQVPLSAATGKKITTIEGLHPQGQHPLQVAWVAEQVPQCGYCQSGQIMQAAALLARNPNPSDEEIVSHMSGNICRCATYLRIKRAIKRAAKGA